A single window of Oncorhynchus clarkii lewisi isolate Uvic-CL-2024 chromosome 10, UVic_Ocla_1.0, whole genome shotgun sequence DNA harbors:
- the LOC139418108 gene encoding MAP/microtubule affinity-regulating kinase 4 isoform X6, protein MKEIEARAKFRQIVSAVHYCHMKNIVHRDLKAENLLLDANANIKIADFGFSNEFTLGNKLDTFCGSPPYAAPELFQGKKYDGPEVDVWSLGVILYTLVSGSLPFDGQNLKELRERVLRGKYRVPFYMSTDCEGILRRFLVLNPTKRCTLDQVMKDKWINAGYDEDSLKPHIEPVEDYSDAARIEVMVGMGFTPEEIKDALLNQKYNEVTATYLLLGLKNEDGGESRSASTLSLARVRPSPITNGTNKHSLATAGSSSSSSSSSHSKTQRSASTYHRQRRHSDFCGPSMPVMHPKRSPTSTGDRELREGRMPPRKASCSVMGSRSLPPSSPMVSSANNPNKSEIPDRRKEMTATTVRNSENNIPGSAMTRRNTYVCTDRSSTDRHSLLQNGKENSSLSHRLPPTSPSTLSISGAGASSSSSERCRLTRGSTIRSTFHGGQLRDRGPPVYSAPPTSPTLSHHDASPLPHARSRATSNLFTKLTSKLTRRVNLEPSKRQGSNKSVSGCTLPQGSKTVRSQMNLRESADLRSQGQYMSQGQYIRQPFVNPSRTHVSDSKLAHLNWTLKFRFNNPSQVFLLTHIYYPFLSNSCSLLLFPPLFHTSVLSPTLSLSGLQSPFTWASKSARAPGRRTWLGSEGTWGAAGPGGGGAGSAGGGTGLRLPGPPCRPLSALLHPRGGRWSSGL, encoded by the exons GCCGAGAACCTCCTGCTGGACGCCAACGCCAACATCAAGATCGCCGACTTCGGCTTCAGTAATGAGTTCACGCTGGGCAACAAGCTGGACACGTTCTGTGGCTCCCCGCCCTACGCTGCCCCGGAACTGTTCCAGGGGAAGAAGTACGACGGGCCCGAGGTGGACGTCTGGAGCCTGGGAGTCATACTATACACGCTGGTGTCAGGGTCGCTGCCCTTCGATGGGCAGAACCtcaag GAGCTGCGTGAGCGCGTCCTGAGAGGGAAGTATCGTGTGCCCTTCTACATGTCCACAGACTGCGAGGGGATCCTACGCCGGTTCCTGGTGCTCAATCCCACCAAGCGCTGCACCTTAGAT CAAGTcatgaaggacaagtggataaacgcAGGGTATGATGAGGATTCCTTGAAGCCCCATATAGAGCCTGTTGAGGACTACAGTGATGCCGCTCGCATAG AGGTGATGGTGGGGATGGGCTTTACTCCCGAGGAGATCAAGGACGCTCTGCTCAACCAGAAGTACAACGAGGTCACTGCTACCTACCTATTGCTGGGCCTCAAGAATGAG GATGGTGGCGAGTCTCGTTCGGCCAGTACCCTGTCCCTGGCACGGGTCCGGCCCAGCCCCATCACTAACGGGACCAACAAGCACTCCTTGGCCACTGCaggctcctcttcctcctcttcatcctcctcacaCAGCAAGACCCAGCGTAGCGCTTCCACCTATCACAGGCAGCGGCGGCACAGTGACTTCT GCGGGCCCTCCATGCCGGTCATGCACCCCAAGAGAAGCCCCACCAGCACAGGTGATCGGGAGCTGCGGGAAGGGCGCATGCCCCCGCGTAAGGCCAGCTGCAGCGTGATGGGCAGTCGCTCGCTGCCACCCTCCAGTCCCATGGTCAGCAGTGCCAATAACCCCAACAAGTCAGAGATCCCCGACCGCCGAAAGGAGATGACTGCCACCACGGTGAGAAACAGTGAG AACAACATCCCGGGAAGTGCCATGACCCGGCGGAACACATATGTCTGCACGGACCGCTCCAGCACCGACAGACACTCCCTGCTGCAGAATGGCAAGGAGAACAG CTCCCTGTCCCACCGCCTGCCCCCCACATCCCCCTCCACCCTGAGCATCTCTGGGGCCggggcctcctcctcctctagcgAGCGCTGCCGTCTGACACGGGGCTCCACCATTCGAAGCACCTTCCACGGGGGCCAGCTGAGAGACCGGGGCCCGCCCGTCTACTCGGCCCCGCCCACCTCCCCCACTCTGTCCCACCATGATGCAAGTCCCCTGCCGCACGCCCGCAGCCGTGCCACCTCCAACCTCTTCACCAAGCTCACCTCCAAACTCACACGCAG GGTCAATCTAGAACCCTCTAAGCGCCAGGGCTCAAACAAATCAGTCTCGggttgtacccttccccagggaTCAAAAACAGTTA GGTCACAAATGAACCTGAGGGAATCTGCCGATCTGCGGTCACAAGGTCAGTATATGTCACAAGGTCAGTATATCCGGCAACCCTTCGTCAACCCATCTAGAACTCATGTTTCAGACAGTAAACTTGCACACCTTAACTGGACATTAAAGTTTAGATTCAACAACCCGTCACAAGTTTTTCTACTTACCCACATTTACTACCCCTTTCTCTCTAACAGCTGttctctcctcctttttcctccactCTTCCACACCTCTGTCCTTTCTCCTACTCTGTCCCTTTCTGGCCTCCAGTCGCCATTTACCTGGGCATCAAAAAGCGCCCGAGCCCCGGGCCGTCGGACGTGGCTGGGATCTGAGGGGACCTGGGGGGCGGCGGGACCCGGCGGAGGTGGTGCTGGCTCTGCGGGAGGCGGCACGGGGTTGCGGCTGCCAGGTCCACCATGCCGGCCCctttctgctctcctgcacccaCGGGGCGGCCGGTGGTCAAGTGGCCTTTGA
- the LOC139419190 gene encoding creatine kinase M-type-like, which translates to MPFGNTHNNFKLNFKVEEEYPDLTKHNNHMAKVLTKDMYAKLRDKQTPSGFTLDDVIQTGVDNPGHRFIMTVGCVAGDEESYEIFKDLLDPIISDRHSGYKPTDKHKTDLNFENLKVVSNSSDMFYGFNFL; encoded by the exons ATGCCTTTCGGTAACACCCACAACAACTTCAAACTCAACTTCAAAGTTGAGGAGGAGTACCCTGACCTCACCAAGCACAACAACCACATGGCCAAGGTGCTGACCAAGGACATGTACGCCAAGCTGAGGGACAAGCAGACCCCCTCTGGCTTCACCTTGGATGACGTCATCCAGACTGGTGTCGACAACCCTG gtcACCGCTTCATCATGACCGTTGGCTGCGTGGCTGGTGATGAGGAGTCCTACGAGATCTTCAAGGATCTGTTGGACCCCATCATCTCAGACCGTCATAGTGGATACAAGCCCACAGACAAGCACAAGACCGACCTGAACTTTGAGAACCTGAAGGTAGTGTCTAATTCTTCTGACATGTTTTATGGGTTTAATTTCCTATAA